In Dysidea avara chromosome 3, odDysAvar1.4, whole genome shotgun sequence, a single window of DNA contains:
- the LOC136249318 gene encoding uncharacterized protein, which yields MAVLTILVGVFLIAHGFHNCNGCAPSCGNTLVETNFDPPTRKTIGRVLVSSIEEARWRGTCHSFCVTNVDINIDIEKTNSLLSWPAVHQLNGKCVRKAAYLKCLEGCVSRGFHRTTGAHCQDDCNTNCTNCFDLDICKIDDCNNLRCGMSVDDCRTGCRGGKSLRTTNGKLPAAPSNSNINILFTSTAGTFLLDVQATQPNSTITSSLIHSFVVRIDGTVNGNSITQYWWMRDLEVTALDLREFICAEVDLSFAVINEHGVSGFSPNKSFCIESFSLLPPPAVSVVFKETDVNQKPTTCGLFTMKLNWTQSTGLPLSEIQYRVNVIGKTCQNSFEMVVTSNTSRISVPGYTSGCALSVMVSTLFRGSESNPNISSIIVENAPDNLLVDHTLEQDKYTGHFNFTLYWSLRSHDPLLLMVIAFFRIGLLGDFPARPKLETIDASQNKFDYSKTFLLTPLQDGGEISFQYLITVSRVTGFNCRGQLIIPSSPTISYKGTPPSAAADVEVLNGTVDFATSSLLLDITWKPPYPYGKLVAYKLILTAEFDNENKTFNQTLASRFFPPNISLISLNVTISPNIEVYFLQLYSDNIFGTSQPAILQFKVQDYLPDNTTVPPLTPAETPVQSEANTTPTFAYYIIGIGCALLIIVLVFVVYCCVRTCYLKWSEANVTFPTAKNPLYSETARDISLQLQLVECHSITADAWEISPDHILLGKELGSGFFGEVYRCTIQGPIITPYTERNQLSKSIALPAAVKILKENAIEKIRSDFIKEIELMKRAGEQYNSHVVSMICCTINEEPNALVLEYVEHGDLLQYLQKNKVFVMKNKIKEEPSDMNKAIPYLEPSDQYSHLAPREMSSPYDHLRKVLSDNDSAIEDLYPDLKQLLPVDMVTFAYQIADGMEYLTSLGILHRDLACRNVLVAADKVLKISDFGLARQLNDNLVYYRSQGGKLPIRWMAPEAIRDRVFNTYTDIWSYGVTLWEICTLGGFPYPLLSNRDVLEALLDGQRLEKPPSCSEDMYDIMLDCWKADPELRPSFSFLKGKTEEMIQNANQDYPYLDFKLNDYLPYCNLRLTNEAGSTENILDDLVPENEEDEMKYKDENSEKSEKEKQDI from the exons ATGGCGGTTTTAACAATATTAGTTGGCGTGTTTCTGATAGCCCATGGATTTCACAATTGTAATGGTTGCGCGCCGAGTTGCGGCAACACTCTGGTTGAAACCAACTTTGACCCTCCAACCAGGAAAACCATTGGAAGAGTTCTGGTTAGTAGCATTGAAGAAGCACGGTGGAGAGGAACTTGTCACAGTTTCTGCGTCACTAAT GTTGATATTAACATTGACATTGAG AAAACCAATTCTCTGTTGTCTTGGCCTGCTGTACATCAGTTAAATGGCAAATGTGTCAGGAAAGCAGCC TACTTAAAGTGCCTAGAAGGATGTGTATCAAGAGGATTTCATAGGACCACAGGTGCTCATTGCCAAGATGACTGC AACACTAACTGTACTAACTGCTTTGATCTAGACATTTGCAAGATTGATGACTGCAATAATCTGAGATGTGGAATG AGTGTTGATGATTGTAGAACTGGTTGTCGTGGTGGAAAGTCTCTTAGAACTACTAATG GTAAACTACCAGCTGCACCCTCTAATTCAaatataaatattttattcaCTTCAACTGCTGGTACATTTCTACTGGATGTACAAGCCACTCAACCAAACAGCACCATCACATCATCATTGATACACTCATTTGTGGTCAGAATAGATGGCACAGTTAATGGAAatagtattacacaatactGGTGGATG AGAGATTTGGAAGTAACAGCACTTGACTTGAGAGAGTTCATTTGTGCAGAAGTTGACCTGTCATTTGCAGTAATCAATGAACATGGTGTATCAGGCTTTTCACCAAATAAAAGCTTTTGTATTGAAA GTTTTTCATTACTGCCACCACCAGCTGTTAGCGTAGTGTTCAAAGAAACAGATGTAAACCAGAAACCTACAACATGTGGATTATTTACTATGAAATTAAATTGGACCCAATCAACTG GTCTACCTCTATCAGAAATCCAGTACAGGGTTAATGTCATTGGAAAAACATGTCAAAATAGTTTTGAGATGGTTGTCACTTCT AATACATCAAGGATATCAGTACCAGGATATACATCAGGCTGTGCTTTATCTGTTATG GTGTCTACTTTGTTTCGTGGCAGTGAAAGTAATCCAAACATTTCAAGCATCATAGTAGAAA ATGCTCCAGATAATCTCTTAGTTGATCATACTCTAGAACAAGACAAGTATACTGGTCACTTCAATTTTACACTCTACTGGTCTCTTCGGAGTCATGATCCATTACTGCTCATGGTTATAGCGTTTTTCAGAATTGGCTTGCTGGGTGATTTTCCAGCACGTCCCAAATTAGAAACCATAGATGCATCACAGAATAAG TTTGATTACAGTAAGACTTTTCTATTAACACCACTGCAGGATGGAGGAGAAATCAGctttcaatatttg ATTACTGTTTCAAGAGTAACAGGTTTTAATTGCAGAGGACAACTCATAATTCCTTCTTCTCCTACAATATCTTATAAAG GTACCCCTCCTTCTGCTGCTGCTGATGTTGAAGTTTTGAATGGGACAGTTGACTTTGCGACAAGTAGCTTACTTCTGGACATCACTTGGAAGCCACCATATCCATATGGAAAGTTAGTTGCTTACAAATTAATCTTAACAGCCGAGTTCGACAATGAAAACAAAACCTTTAATCAAACACTTGCAAGTAGATTTTTCCCT CCAAATATTTCACTCATCAGTTTAAATGTAACAATTTCACCCAATATTGAGGTTTATTTCTTACAG TTATATTCAGATAATATATTTGGCACATCCCAACCTGCAATTCTGCAATTCAAAGTGCaag ACTATTTACCTGATAATACAACTGTACCACCACTGACTCCTGCTGAAACACCTGTTCAATCAGAAGCCAACACCACACCTACTTTTGCGTATTACATTATTGGTATTGGTTGTGCATTGTTGATAATAGTTCTAGTGTTTGTGGTCTACTGCTGTGTGCGCACTTGTTACTTGAAATGGAGTGAAGCAAATGTAACATTTCCTACAGCCAAAAATCCCTTGTATTCT GAAACTGCTAGAGACATATCACTGCAACTACAACTTGTAGAATGTCATTCCATCACTGCTGATGCTTGGGAGATCAGTCCCGATCACATACTGCTAGGAAAGGAACTTGGTAGTGGATTCTTTGGAGAAGTTTACAGGTGTACCATACAAGGTCCCATAATTACGCCATACACTGAACGAAATCAGCTGTCAAAATCAATAGCATTACCAGCTGCGGTCAAAATATTAAAAG AGAATGCTATTGAGAAGATACGATCAGATTTCATAAAAGAGATTGAATTGATGAAAAGGGCAGGAGAACAGTACAACAGCCATGTGGTGTCCATGATATGTTGTACTATAAATGAAGAGCCTAATGCTCTTGTGTTAGAGTATGTTGAGCATGGAGATCTGCTACAGTACTTGCAAAAGAACAAAGTGTTT GTTATGAAGAATAAAATAAAAGAAGAACCGAGTGATATGAACAAGGCAATTCCCTACTTG GAACCAAGTGATCAATATTCACACTTAGCTCCAAGGGAGATGTCCAGTCCTTATGATCACTTGAGGAAAGTGTTAAGTGATAATGACTCTGCAATAGAGGATCTCTACCCTGATCTGAAGCAGTTACTACCTGTTGATATGGTGACATTTGCATATCAGATTGCTGATGGAATG GAATATCTGACCAGTCTCGGCATCCTACACAGAGATCTTGCCTGTCGCAATGTATTGGTTGCTGCTGACAAGGTTCTCAAAATTTCTGATTTTGGTTTGGCTAGACAGCTAAATGACAACCTGGTATACTACCGAAGTCAAGGGGGAAAGTTACCGATTCGCTGGATGGCTCCAGAAGCTATAAGGGATCGTGTCTTTAACACATACACTgacat ATGGAGCTATGGAGTGACACTGTGGGAGATCTGCACGCTTG GTGGTTTCCCTTACCCGCTACTTTCAAATCGTGATGTACTGGAAGCTCTTCTTGATGGTCAAAGACTTGAGAAGCCTCCAAGTTGTAGTGAAGATAT GTATGACATCATGCTTGACTGTTGGAAAGCTGATCCAGAATTACGTCCATCATTTTCCTTTTTGAAAGGAAAGACAGAAGAGATGATTCAAAATGCCAACCAGGATTATCCATACCTAGATTTCAAGTTAAATGATTACTTGCCCTACTGCAATCTCCGGTTAACAAATGAAGCTGGTAGCACTGAGAATATTCTTGATGACTTGGTACCAGAGAATGAAGAGGATGAAATGAAATATAAAGATGAAAATTCAGAAAAAAGTGAAAAAGAAAAACAAGACATATAG